The Mucilaginibacter terrae region ATGCGCCGTCCAGCTTTGGGTGAACTGGTTTAGCTGCTCTTGTACTTGCTGAGTTTGGCTATCGGTTAATTCCTTATCCGACTGATAGATCCATACTCTCGAATTTTTAGAAAATTGCATAAACAAAGTTATCAAATTTGTATTTTAGAGTTAAGGTTTTTGTTGTCATGTTGAGGTTAAGATTTTTACAGGCCAGAATGGCTTGCATTGCAGGTGTTTTAATTACTTTGATAACGGCGTCGGGTTTCACAGTTTTTAACTGGAACAGGCAGCAGGCATTGTTATGGAGCAGCCAGTGCTTATACCAGGCTTTTAACACAGATGAAGTGAAGCTAAAAAATTGGGAATTGAACATAACCCCCGATTACTTTGTACGGCTGCGTAAAACTTATCCTAATGGTAAACAGGAGTATTTCTCTTTCCATCTCAAAAGGTTTAATACAATTGATTACTACGGAAACACCACTCGCGGCCTGCTCTGCTTTAAAACCCAGGCCGATGATATCATTGTACAAACTCATAATGACCGCAAGGGCAACATCGATTCGATGGCCACCACGTTAAAAATCTCGGTTAAAAACATGAGCGCCGAACGCCTGGATAGTCTTTTAACTGCGTTGAATTACCTGAAGCAGCAATGATCGAAAAATATTTTTGAAAATTATTTCTCTTGCTTTCAGGTAGATAGCCGTTGGTTGTGGCGTTGATGTGAATTATTTTAAAAATGAGTTTCCACAAATAAAAAAAGAAGCTATATTTGCATTCCCAAAACGATGGTGCCATAGCTCAGATGGTAGAGCAAAGGACTGAAAATCCTTGTGTCACTGGTTCGATCCCAGTTGGCACCACAAGTTTAAAAGCCTCTCAGAGAAATCTGAGAGGCTTTTTTATGTGCCCTTTCCCCATCAGGTGAATCTTTAAATTCATAGTTTACCCGAATGTTATAATGATTTAAACTATAGCAATAAAGCACTATTCATTGAGCCACTGTAATGCTGCTTCTAAAGCTAAATCTGCTCCGCCATCTTTGCCAGAGGCAATTGTTACATCGGGTTGTATATTAACCTTATATATCTTTTGGTTTCTATCGGCTACGTATCTTGTGGCGAGGTACATATATGCACCGGTTGATAATTTGAATCCCTGATTGGCAGTAATGTAGCCTGAGGTGGGGGTTCCAAATAACTTTGCATTAGGTTTACCTACAAAACCAAGTACAGTCATTTCGCCGCTACTCCCTGTTCCCGAACCAATCAATACTGCAATTTTATTATTGATGTTACGTAATGTATACGGCTTTTTAACAACCACACCCTTATTCCCATTTATGCCCGAACTTCCATGTTTGTATGTCCAGGCGGTACCTTTTACATTCTTTGCTTTAGGGCTAACAAAGTAACCTAATTTGCCCTCCCCGGTAAGCGGGCCTAAACCTGCAATCATGGGATACATGTTTCCACCGCCATTTTGCCTAAGGTCTACTATCCAGCCTTTAATAGTTTGTTTAGTATCCAGGTCTTGTATGAGTTGCTGTATTTTGGTAGCAAAGTTAACGCCGGCAGTATCACTGGTTGATGCAAATGCAGGAACAGCTATGTAACCGCAATTATTATTAATTAGCCTGGCTATTGGTTGCTCCGTAACACTGTTACGAACTGCATAATTTTGTGCAGTTGTTTTTGCCTGATAAAGTGAATGTTTATCGCCGGCGGCTCGAAGCTTGGATATGATTAGATCCATAATTGCGGGGCTATCATCCATGGTCATGCCGCTTGTGGCAAGCTCTGCAATGTTTTTATCAACTTCATTCCAGTTAACTGAGTCGGCATATAGTGAATGGCGCTTAACTATATCTGTAACTTCTTTCCCGAACTTTATTAATTGATTACTGGCACTGGTATCTACCTTGGGCAATTCCTCAATGGCAAAATCATCAAACCATGCCGATCCATTTCCCATATTTCCATCCCCAAAGTGCGGCTTGTTAGATATGGTATCGGCAACTACTTCAACTCCGGGGTTTGCAATTTGGCAAAAGGTTGATGTAAAAGTAAAACAGAGGCATAATAATAGGATAAGTTGCTTCATGAGTAAGGTTAAATGGAGTGGTTGTTAAATTTTGTAAACGATAACTCGTAAACGTTATTGTGTAAAAGGACCAAAGATGAGTATTGAATTTATCGGTTCCCTGCTTATTTTATAATTGTAATCAAAATTATTGATGTATGGCGTTAATTTAACTTTCACATAGATAATTTAAGTACAGGCCTTGGTTTAACCCAGTTGTAGTAATAATAACAAAGCCCTTCAGATTTTCCTGAAGGGCTTTGTTATTTACTGTAAGCTTTTATTAAACGCTCAATGTCGGCAGGCTGAAACCAAAGGTGCTACCCTCGCCAATAGCGCTTTTTACCCATATTTTGCCTTGTTGTGCTTCAATAAAGTCTTTAGAGATGGCCAATCCTAAACCGGAGCCTGCTTTGTTTTGCCCATCGGTTGGTACCTGGAAATACCGGTCG contains the following coding sequences:
- a CDS encoding S41 family peptidase produces the protein MKQLILLLCLCFTFTSTFCQIANPGVEVVADTISNKPHFGDGNMGNGSAWFDDFAIEELPKVDTSASNQLIKFGKEVTDIVKRHSLYADSVNWNEVDKNIAELATSGMTMDDSPAIMDLIISKLRAAGDKHSLYQAKTTAQNYAVRNSVTEQPIARLINNNCGYIAVPAFASTSDTAGVNFATKIQQLIQDLDTKQTIKGWIVDLRQNGGGNMYPMIAGLGPLTGEGKLGYFVSPKAKNVKGTAWTYKHGSSGINGNKGVVVKKPYTLRNINNKIAVLIGSGTGSSGEMTVLGFVGKPNAKLFGTPTSGYITANQGFKLSTGAYMYLATRYVADRNQKIYKVNIQPDVTIASGKDGGADLALEAALQWLNE